A region of Candidatus Neomarinimicrobiota bacterium DNA encodes the following proteins:
- a CDS encoding sigma-54-dependent Fis family transcriptional regulator translates to MIEIEQKYGIIGKSDAIKEVISSIEQVAPTDISILISGESGTGKELVARAIHRLSHRKNRPYIVVNCGAIPSGTIESELFGHKRGSFTGATEDRKGFFETANQGTIFLDEIGDLPLETQVKLLRVLESGEIIRVGESISQKVDVRILAASNKDLKEQVMKGNFRKDLFYRLKTISIHLPALRDRREDIPMLAEFFMIEYADRNNLQYKPIAPSAMKILESLNWQGNIRELRNFIHSVFVLEKSHIIQVDTVQEYLRKHAGFIESGHFDTRFPVRIDKDVDRMERELILRQLFLLRQDVDEIKSMLKQNNQMLEKGQVSLDEIPQRLNRYDKEAIQPGEILPAEDKSIRDMEKELIEQTLDKYHGSKRKTARALQISERTLYRKLKEYGIQS, encoded by the coding sequence ATGATTGAAATCGAACAAAAATATGGCATCATCGGTAAATCCGATGCCATCAAAGAGGTCATCAGTTCTATTGAACAGGTGGCTCCTACGGATATCAGCATACTAATCAGCGGGGAAAGCGGAACCGGAAAGGAACTGGTTGCCCGGGCGATTCATCGCTTAAGCCACCGGAAAAACCGGCCTTACATCGTGGTCAATTGCGGAGCGATTCCTTCGGGAACAATAGAAAGCGAACTTTTCGGTCATAAAAGGGGGAGTTTTACCGGAGCGACGGAAGACCGGAAAGGTTTTTTTGAGACAGCAAACCAGGGGACAATCTTTCTGGATGAAATTGGTGATCTGCCTCTGGAAACTCAGGTAAAACTCCTCCGTGTCCTTGAATCGGGCGAAATCATTCGCGTAGGCGAAAGCATTTCCCAAAAAGTAGATGTCCGCATTCTGGCAGCCAGCAATAAAGATTTGAAAGAGCAGGTAATGAAAGGAAATTTCCGGAAAGACCTATTCTACCGTTTAAAAACCATTTCCATTCATCTGCCGGCATTACGGGATCGCCGGGAGGATATTCCCATGCTGGCGGAATTTTTCATGATTGAATATGCAGACCGTAACAATCTGCAATACAAACCCATCGCCCCATCCGCCATGAAAATCCTGGAATCTTTAAACTGGCAGGGAAATATCCGGGAACTGCGAAATTTTATCCATTCTGTATTTGTTCTGGAAAAATCCCATATTATTCAGGTGGATACTGTCCAAGAATATCTCAGAAAACATGCGGGGTTTATCGAAAGCGGACATTTTGACACACGTTTTCCGGTCCGGATAGATAAAGATGTGGACAGGATGGAACGTGAGTTGATTCTCCGGCAGCTTTTTCTTCTTCGGCAGGATGTGGATGAAATCAAAAGCATGCTGAAGCAAAATAATCAAATGCTTGAAAAGGGGCAGGTTTCACTGGATGAAATTCCCCAGCGGTTGAATCGATATGACAAAGAAGCAATTCAACCGGGAGAAATTTTACCCGCGGAGGATAAATCCATCCGGGATATGGAAAAAGAACTGATAGAACAGACTCTGGATAAATATCATGGTTCCAAGCGAAAAACAGCCCGGGCTTTGCAAATCAGTGAACGGACCCTTTACAGAAAGTTGAAAGAGTATGGCATTCAAAGTTAA
- a CDS encoding lysophospholipid acyltransferase family protein codes for MNITYAISDAKTLHNIPEKGPFIIIANHPFGVLDGLILMDLIYRIRQDVKFIAQKEIKYIPDIRDRLILVDTHRTPEAKYMNIRAVRHSLQWLKRGGGLVLFPSGAVSQFRVRHQDITDPGWIENTARLIQLASVPLIPVYFEGRNSLTFLLAGMFNQNLRMFMYPREFLKTKNKHIVVKVGDSIQPKRYHSFENPRDLLNYLRLKTYVLQYRPLSSDNQKQQNTLKENPLEEIPERFDTEVLTKEIESLSPGQVLLKNREYSVIYAKVDDIPFSVRELGRLREITFRDVGEGTGKSLDLDIFDEYYYHLIVWNHVKKEIVGAYRLGPTDEIIRKYGPSGLYTSTLFRYKPDIFDKMGPSIELGRSFIRKEYQKKYAPLLLLWKGISLFIVRNPHYTNVFGPVSITGNYNAVSRQILVNFLKNHYMDKELARYVRPRNPFKHKSMKIWDKIPSQHLIKTPEEVSSLISDIEHQINGIPILIKQYLKLGGKILSFNMDPDFNYCLDGLIYVNLPSTDGEVLKWYMSPEGYESYIKHHQN; via the coding sequence ATGAACATCACATACGCCATTTCCGATGCAAAGACACTGCACAATATTCCGGAGAAAGGTCCATTTATCATCATTGCAAACCATCCCTTTGGTGTTCTGGACGGACTCATTCTCATGGATTTGATCTACCGGATCCGGCAGGATGTTAAATTCATTGCCCAGAAAGAGATAAAATACATTCCGGATATTCGGGACCGGCTTATTCTGGTGGATACTCACCGGACACCGGAAGCTAAATACATGAACATCCGGGCAGTTCGTCACAGCCTGCAATGGTTGAAACGCGGCGGCGGACTCGTTTTATTTCCTTCCGGGGCAGTTTCACAATTTCGTGTCCGTCACCAGGATATTACAGACCCCGGATGGATTGAAAATACAGCCCGCCTTATCCAATTGGCTTCTGTCCCTCTGATTCCCGTTTATTTCGAAGGAAGAAACAGCCTGACCTTTCTTTTAGCAGGCATGTTTAACCAGAATTTGCGCATGTTCATGTATCCCCGGGAATTTTTAAAAACAAAAAACAAACACATCGTTGTGAAAGTCGGTGATTCTATCCAGCCGAAACGGTACCACAGTTTTGAAAATCCAAGAGATCTTTTAAATTATCTCCGCCTGAAAACCTATGTTCTTCAATACAGACCCTTATCTTCCGATAATCAGAAACAGCAGAATACCTTGAAAGAAAACCCCTTAGAGGAAATTCCCGAACGGTTTGATACTGAAGTTCTGACAAAGGAAATTGAATCCCTGTCACCCGGTCAAGTGCTTCTGAAAAATCGGGAATACAGTGTGATATACGCCAAAGTTGATGATATCCCCTTTTCTGTCCGTGAGCTGGGACGCCTTAGGGAAATTACATTTCGTGATGTAGGTGAAGGAACAGGGAAAAGTCTGGATTTAGACATTTTTGACGAATACTATTACCATCTGATCGTATGGAATCATGTAAAAAAAGAAATTGTCGGTGCATACCGCCTTGGCCCAACTGACGAGATAATCCGCAAATATGGTCCTTCCGGACTTTATACAAGCACATTGTTCAGATACAAACCGGATATTTTTGATAAAATGGGACCTTCCATTGAACTGGGTCGATCATTCATCCGTAAAGAATACCAGAAAAAATACGCTCCCCTCCTACTCCTGTGGAAAGGCATCAGCCTTTTCATTGTGCGAAATCCTCATTACACCAACGTTTTCGGTCCTGTCAGCATTACCGGAAACTACAATGCCGTTTCACGGCAAATTTTGGTCAATTTTTTAAAAAATCATTACATGGATAAAGAACTGGCCAGATATGTCCGCCCCCGGAACCCCTTTAAACACAAATCCATGAAAATTTGGGATAAAATCCCTTCACAGCACCTCATCAAAACCCCTGAAGAAGTCTCTTCATTGATATCGGATATCGAACATCAGATAAATGGAATTCCCATTTTAATTAAACAGTATCTGAAACTGGGAGGTAAAATTTTATCATTTAATATGGATCCGGATTTTAACTATTGTCTGGATGGACTGATATATGTCAATCTTCCCTCAACGGATGGTGAAGTTCTGAAATGGTATATGTCTCCGGAAGGGTATGAATCATACATTAAACATCATCAAAACTGA
- a CDS encoding Crp/Fnr family transcriptional regulator, with protein sequence MENIYQKLRKIPLFSSFDEEALSKYLPEDRIYVRHYIPGNVIAFSKDPIESLYCLIQGKCRGEMLDFSGRSFTVEVINAPDTVASAFIFARENRFPVNVVAVSSCEIVLIPKDFIFMFIAQNPDFIRMIIRDVTDRTVMLAKKIQMLSFRTIRQKLARYLLSLRKNQSLSVLVPISREAMADLFNVERPSVSRVLSELHREGLIAVKGRTIELKNLQKLNEILIEG encoded by the coding sequence ATGGAAAATATATATCAAAAATTGAGAAAAATTCCTCTGTTTAGCTCTTTCGATGAAGAGGCATTATCCAAATATCTGCCGGAAGACAGAATATATGTTCGGCATTATATACCTGGAAATGTTATTGCTTTTTCAAAAGATCCCATAGAGTCACTTTATTGTTTAATACAGGGGAAATGCCGGGGCGAGATGCTGGATTTTTCCGGACGCTCCTTTACGGTGGAAGTGATAAATGCTCCCGATACGGTGGCTTCTGCATTTATATTTGCAAGAGAAAATCGTTTTCCCGTTAATGTCGTAGCTGTATCATCCTGTGAAATTGTACTGATTCCAAAAGATTTCATTTTTATGTTCATTGCACAGAATCCGGATTTTATTCGGATGATTATCCGGGATGTAACTGACAGGACCGTTATGCTGGCAAAGAAGATACAGATGCTTTCTTTCCGCACAATCCGCCAGAAACTGGCTCGGTATCTTCTGTCCCTCCGCAAAAACCAGTCCCTTAGTGTCCTGGTGCCCATTAGCCGTGAAGCTATGGCAGATCTCTTTAATGTGGAAAGGCCTTCTGTGTCCCGTGTCTTGTCGGAATTACACCGGGAGGGACTGATTGCTGTAAAAGGCCGGACCATTGAATTAAAAAATCTTCAAAAACTGAATGAAATATTAATTGAAGGATAA
- the hcp gene encoding hydroxylamine reductase — protein sequence MFCFQCQEAAGGTGCTIKGVCGKKPEVARMQDLLIYTAKGVAVLSREKRKQNTLCETLDRYLADSLFTTITNANFDMQVIADKVLQGLALRDHIKENIDMDALPEWLKNHDVITWKGATIPELEEKAKNVGVLVTKDKDIRSLRELLTYGLKGMAAYAEHALNLGYSDNDVFGFMEKGLIATLDESLSVEDLTNLVLECGKFGVSAMALLDKANTSTYGHPEITQVNIGTRNNPGILISGHDLKDLEELLKQTEGSGIDVYTHSEMLPAHYYPAFKKYDHFTGNYGNSWWKQTEEFETFNGPILFTTNCLVPPRKKSTYRDRVFTTGTAGFSGFPHIEDRPKGGTKDFSPIIEMAKTCKPPVAIENGTITGGFAHNQVEQLADKVVDAVKSGAIRKFIVMAGCDGRMKSREYYTEFAQKLPKDTVILTAGCAKYRYNKLPLGDIGGIPRILDAGQCNDSYSLAVIALKLKELFELNDINELPISYNIAWYEQKAIIVLLALLYLGVKNIHLGPTLPAFLSPNVTDVLVKNFGIAPIGSVDEDIKLLA from the coding sequence ATGTTTTGTTTTCAATGTCAGGAAGCGGCAGGAGGTACCGGATGCACCATCAAAGGTGTTTGCGGTAAAAAACCGGAAGTCGCCCGGATGCAGGATCTGCTCATATACACAGCGAAAGGAGTAGCTGTTTTAAGCCGTGAAAAACGCAAACAGAACACGCTGTGTGAAACACTCGACCGATATCTGGCGGATTCCCTGTTTACAACCATAACGAATGCCAATTTTGATATGCAGGTCATCGCGGATAAAGTCTTACAGGGACTTGCTTTACGGGATCATATCAAAGAGAATATCGATATGGATGCACTCCCGGAATGGCTCAAGAACCACGATGTCATCACCTGGAAAGGAGCAACCATTCCCGAATTGGAAGAAAAAGCAAAGAACGTAGGTGTTTTAGTGACGAAGGATAAGGATATCAGGAGTCTCCGGGAACTGCTCACCTATGGTTTAAAGGGAATGGCTGCTTATGCAGAACACGCACTGAACCTGGGTTATTCGGATAATGATGTCTTCGGTTTCATGGAAAAGGGGTTGATTGCCACCCTTGATGAGAGTTTGAGTGTCGAAGATTTGACAAATCTGGTGTTAGAATGCGGTAAATTTGGTGTCAGCGCCATGGCTCTTCTGGATAAGGCAAACACTTCCACCTATGGTCATCCAGAGATCACACAAGTAAATATTGGCACCCGGAACAATCCCGGAATTCTGATCAGCGGTCATGACCTGAAGGATTTGGAAGAACTTCTTAAGCAGACCGAGGGATCCGGAATCGATGTCTACACACACAGTGAAATGCTGCCGGCCCATTATTATCCCGCATTCAAGAAATATGATCATTTTACAGGGAATTATGGGAATTCCTGGTGGAAGCAGACCGAAGAATTTGAGACCTTCAATGGCCCCATTCTTTTTACCACTAACTGTCTGGTTCCTCCCCGTAAAAAATCCACATATAGAGACCGTGTATTCACTACGGGGACTGCCGGATTCAGCGGTTTTCCCCATATCGAAGACCGGCCAAAAGGTGGCACCAAGGATTTTTCACCCATCATCGAGATGGCAAAAACCTGTAAACCGCCGGTAGCCATCGAAAACGGCACCATTACTGGCGGGTTTGCCCACAATCAGGTTGAACAATTAGCTGATAAAGTGGTAGACGCCGTAAAAAGCGGAGCCATCCGGAAATTCATTGTCATGGCCGGATGTGACGGCAGAATGAAAAGCCGTGAATACTATACCGAATTTGCCCAAAAACTTCCGAAAGATACGGTCATCCTAACGGCCGGTTGTGCTAAATATCGTTACAACAAGCTGCCTCTGGGAGACATCGGTGGAATTCCACGAATTCTGGATGCGGGGCAGTGTAACGATTCATATAGTCTTGCTGTGATTGCACTCAAGCTGAAGGAGCTCTTTGAACTAAACGATATTAACGAGCTCCCTATTTCATACAATATTGCCTGGTATGAACAAAAGGCAATCATTGTCCTGCTGGCTCTGCTCTACCTTGGTGTAAAGAATATTCATCTGGGACCCACACTCCCCGCGTTTCTCTCCCCCAATGTAACAGATGTACTTGTAAAAAACTTTGGAATTGCTCCGATTGGCTCTGTTGACGAAGATATCAAACTTCTTGCCTGA